tctgactggctagtagtccttacctaggtactgttagggcactccctcatactctgcttctgactggctagtagtccttacctagctactgtcagggcacgccctcatactctgcttctgactggctagtagtccttacctagctactgtcagggcacgccctcatactctgcttctgactggctagtagtccttacctaggtactgtcaggcacgccctcatactctgcttctgactggctagtagtccttacctagctactgtcagggcacgccctcatactctgcttctgactggctagtagtccttacctagctactgtcagggcacgccctcatactctgcttctgactggctagtagtccttacctagctactgtcagggcacgccctcatactctgcttctgactggctagtagtccttacctagctactgtcagggcatgccctcatactctgcttctgactggctagtagtccttacctagctaccgtgcatgtgcgactcccaacaaagatgggacggaagtgagatgcctcactctgtagctaaaacggagagctcaacacacagggtgaaaagaggagctgcagcaatgtgcagtacaacaaatataaatgtaaacctattctgatataacctctaaatacaactgTGAATCTGAAAACGTCTTGGCCGCCCGTACCTTGTCGTTGAGGAAGCCGATCTTGAGGATGTTCTCCACGTTGGGCGCGCCGTCGGCCATGCTGAGGTCCCCCAGCGAGTCCCCCAATAGAACGATGTTGGAGTAGTCCTTCACCTGTTTGAAGTAGTCCGTGTTCCGCAGGGCGCCGTCGTGTTTGTTGTACACGTGGATGAGCTCGCCTTTGAAACCCTTCAGGACGCCCTGTGAGATGTGGAGCAGATCCAGCCAGCGTGGTGAGACATTGTTCGAGCTGTGTTCGAAACCCACTCACTCACGCACTATTCCCTATATAGGGCGCTATTTTAACGATCACAGCGAAAATTCGAACACCACTAAAAAATGGCGAACACACTGTAGTGCATTATTTCTGTGATAGGGGACGGTTTCCAACACAGCAACAGTGTGTGTTCAGTTTATACGGGGCCAGACGGAATCTGCAGATAAGGAATTCTCCAGAAAGCAGAAAAAACAGTCAGCTAAATTCTGTGGATTTTCATTCTGGAGGACTGctgaaaactttaaaaaaaacaataagtcGGCAGATTGCGTTTGGGCCTGGACAAGGTTGAGCTGTAACACAAGCAGAAGAACAGATGTGtcggtcttttttttttctgcgggACTCACGTTTTCGTCAAAGTCCATGAAGTTGGACACCACTTTGACGTTGGGGTGGTAGACTCCGGCCTGGTGGAGGATTTCCTCCAGGACGTCGCCCAGGCCAGCCGAGAAGATGAAGACGGGCACATTGTGCTGCTGCAGGCGGTCAAAGAACTGCTCATAGCCTTCCCTGAAACCAGGcagacacagagagggacaCCTCGGTGAGAGACAGCAGCTATTCTTCAGGCAAACGGGGTATCAACAGTGAAATTAGTGGCAAATCTGATATCTTATTTTATATCATTCTGTAATAACTTTCAATGAGTTACAGATAGTTTATACTTTAaggcagtggttctcaagcttttttcaataatgttcccccttttAACAGACTTTTTAAGCCACGTACCCCCTAACCAGCACAaataatttttggtagaaaaaaaaaaaaaaaaagtctctataaagaagaacaatacagcgatgtcagcaatacatttactaaacaacagccttgtacctGGAAATCCTTTAAATGCTAAtggaaaaaaacgacaaaacctaggaaaaagacggtagaaagaaggaagtaaggcaagaataggtcgaaaatagtaaaaaaaacttctaaaaaagctaagtagaaagaaggaaggtaACACCAGGgcgacaaactttgaaaaaaaagagacaaaaacttagaagaaaaaaaagacagtaaaaaaagtaaggaaaaaaagcaagaataggtcaaaacaagcaacaaaaccttcaaaaaaaaaaaaaaaaggtgacaaacttcaaaaaaagtgacaaacttggagagaaaaaaaagacagtagaagtaactacagccttgtaactgaaaaacatttagcaaaaaaTGTCACGGACCCTGTGCAGTCCTCTatagtacccctagggggacacgtacccccatttgagaaacccTGCTGCAAGGTATGCTACAATCTGCCACTTCACTCTCTTCTGGACATGGGCTGTGCAATGTGAAGGCTTTTCTTTGTCCATATCAAACATAGGTTCATTTGCATACTAAATtaaaaagggacagttcaccccaaaatcTTACCTGTAGCTATTCATCAGTCTAGATTGTTGACCCCGGTTACTCAAGCTAATCCACAGACCTGATTGTGAGCAGTTTCATGtgggaactattttctttctaccaTACTTCCTTCATGAACTCCTCACAACCAGGTCTGTGGATCATCTTGAGTAACTGGGTCATCATTTCTGGAGAGAGACTTTGCTGTTGAGTTTTCCCCAAATGGGTTTTTTCGGCGCTTTGAGCACAAACAAGCAGAGTGCCATCTTAGTTCCGTTGTattggagagaaggcagacatctctaaCGCTGGGCAACTCACACTAAAACTATCTAGACTGATAAATGGCACTACAGGTAAGAGTTCAAATATGTATTATtgattttggggtgaactgtccctttaacacCTATAAAATGAGCATTTTGTTCATTAATAGAAAGTAAGTGCAAATAAAGAAAGGTTCATTTATTTGCATTATTTGGGGGGGTTTGGCTCGAGGTTTAAATCCCTTtaaatatacaaacacatatTAAAACAGCATCAGAAAACATTTAGCTCCAGGTGTTGTTTTAAAACAGCCCTGAGGATCCACTGAGCCCCCGACCTTCTCACTCAATTGTGGCCTTTCGAGATAAGACTAGAAAGGCCAAAGGCTGGACCCATAATGCAACAGTAAACTGCAGTAACCCCATAGTGTTAAGAGAGTCCAGGCGAGCGTTGAGGGACAAGTACCTGAGTGCAGCGTCAGACTCTCTCACCATCTCTGGCAGTTTGTCTTTCTCTATCCGCTGCTCCACAAGCAGCGTGTGAGACTTGAAATacctgcaaaaacacacacacacacacacacacacacacacacacacacacacacacacacacacacacacacacacacacacacacacacacacacacacacacacacacacacacacacacacacagtttagctAAACCGTGTATACCTCAGCAGAAAAGTATATTCTGCCGGTTGTAACAAGAGCCCGACCGATGTATCGGTGCGGCCGATATTATCGGCAGATAtgaggcattttccaaactattggtatcggcatttataatggccgataaatgaatatttaaaacataaaataaaaaaggacgaAACCCCCctcaaccatgttctgagtgttgggtttcatatcttaagtttgtattgttatacattttatttatcagaactttaatatattttgatgttcctctgttctgtgggacaataaaacaaacaagtttatttttaaacgcattatcaatattattttagtgaggactcataaaaaactacaaataactaatgttagggaaatctgtttatgttttgttacgcgttttgtatcgatatcggccttaaaaatcctttaatcAGTCGGGCTCTAGTTGTAACTTGTGAGCAGACGCACAACCacgactgtgtgtgtttgttacacgcgtgcaggtgtgtgtgcatgtgtcgtACCACTCCACCATGAATGGGTATTTCTCCTCCATGGTGAGATGAGGGTCGATCTCGATGGGGTAGTATTTATTCTTGAGCTGCAGCAGCTTCTGTCTGCACTCCTCGGACACCAGTCTGCAGTTCTCGATGATATCTGTACAAAGAAGGAGAATGACACCGTTAGGATCATTGAATATGATCACCCACTACTGGgcaatattcaaataatgtgcaatAACCCACACTGCATGtcacactgtatataaaacctttttttaaatttctttttatatatatgtatatacagtctCAGAACTTTGCACCACTAATTTTATTCCAtgttgttgtatttattttatgtacATATTGGCACTGGAAAATgagttgcttttaatctcatTTCAATCTCATTGTAATCTCATGTGTATAGTGCCAATAAAAGGCATTCTACTCTATTGTTTCTGTTTCAAACAGGCAAGAAAAACCACATGGAAATTGGGAAATTGAGAACTTAAATTAAGACACTAAAGGAACGTCTCGTGTTGTGTTCTCGTTGTACTTACAGTGACACGACGGACAGCGCTTGCCGTTGATGGCGAACTTGCTCAACGTCATGTCGAAGTCTGTGATGATCTGCAACAGAGCCGGGAACATTTGGGTTACCAGAACCAGAGGAATACATTGATATTACGccggtctataaaatgtcagaaatgtgaaggaactagaaaatattcTCATTGAATCTGAGAATCTTCACTTTTTTCATAAACATTTACTTAAAAGCGATTAGCAAAATGGTTGGTTATTAATTTAACAtgtgacaactaatcaattaaccGTTGCAGCTCCACATACATGAATCGCACACACACTAAGTGTCCTCATGGGGAACCTAAAAGAGCGGGTGACATATAAGACCATACACACGCATATCATATACTTTTATTACAGCTGGAGAAAGGCCGAATGCTGAACTGCCATTGCTGCTGCATCTGAAAATGCTGCTTGGAATGTGCAAAAACACTAAGAAGCAAATTCCGTGTTTGTCTCTAGAAAAATGAGTCTACCTTTCCCAGGTAATGGGCTTCAGAAATTAACGAGAGGAGCCTTCaaaaaaggtccagtgtgtaacgtgtttagttgttcattatctaaATCTATGTTGCCCGTTccccaacttgtcctttttcatgaatatttaccaccaccatcaattccaagtattcctattggcttgaaattttacatttgcgttcgcatgaactggggtagacgctccatattcatgctccatcttgaaatacgttagccggtaagggacatacaggacctactgctccgcctttcatgTTTTCGcggtcacatgataaactcacaggtgctgctaacgctgctaaTGCGTATTGTAGCTTCCcagccccggcaagtttgaagaaggaaacatggaggaccacacgtattcaaaatccaaatttcaaaaCTTCTTCTTcccccagaaaaagaaaaaggatattgaaaagagcaagagaccggctttttgaagcgtgaaggctaccgtagctgtaatacgtactttgagctgtgtggtgcgagagagttgattgcgatatatgatctcaacgctagatgggagaaactcctgcacactggacctttaaaacacTGAACCTCCCTTAGAAGTAATTCCAGTTGCTAAGGGCTTTTGATCTTAAgtaccactaggtggcgctgtttcACCAAAACACCGAATGGATAGGGTGCCATCAGGGCTTGGATGTTCTACCTGTAGTTTGGAAGCTCCTCCTTTGATGAGGCCACAGATGATCTGCTCCACCCTCTCGGGGTCCCTCATGTGGACCGTCGACTTTTCAAACTGAGGCAtctggagggagagagaagttATTATAGACCCATGTGGAAACATCCCTCTAGCGTAGACATAACAAACAGCGACACTGAAAAAAATACGGCGTGGAAGATATTTGATCGGCACTAACTTAGTCTCAAattaccagaccttccttcacagcgctgcggaggagggtctggctagtccacacagcattccgggatgggagaaaaacgtgctctggtttattggcatttctttaaaccaatcacacagCCTTGGGCGGCGCTAACCGGCGTACGGCGCAACggcacctctgcaaaatagcctcgggaaggaacttgttttggtggaacatgtgtacgttcaaaagttgtttcagtcgtacaacagaaaactcagaatggacagatagtctagctagctgtctggatttaccctgcagagatctgaggagcagctaaccacagtcctcagaaatccaccggagtttagaacgccaacacaaaagaaccggaaggtaacggacatccggccgaaatgaaagTCATCC
This window of the Perca flavescens isolate YP-PL-M2 chromosome 6, PFLA_1.0, whole genome shotgun sequence genome carries:
- the nt5c3a gene encoding cytosolic 5'-nucleotidase 3 isoform X1, whose product is MDRTAVVKVGAAASASVCALFGGVVLAQYIVAKKKRAGKKTRIIEMMPQFEKSTVHMRDPERVEQIICGLIKGGASKLQIITDFDMTLSKFAINGKRCPSCHYIIENCRLVSEECRQKLLQLKNKYYPIEIDPHLTMEEKYPFMVEWYFKSHTLLVEQRIEKDKLPEMVRESDAALREGYEQFFDRLQQHNVPVFIFSAGLGDVLEEILHQAGVYHPNVKVVSNFMDFDENGVLKGFKGELIHVYNKHDGALRNTDYFKQVKDYSNIVLLGDSLGDLSMADGAPNVENILKIGFLNDKVEERLDKYLDSYDIVLVKDETLEVPNAILQKVL
- the nt5c3a gene encoding cytosolic 5'-nucleotidase 3 isoform X2; amino-acid sequence: MPQFEKSTVHMRDPERVEQIICGLIKGGASKLQIITDFDMTLSKFAINGKRCPSCHYIIENCRLVSEECRQKLLQLKNKYYPIEIDPHLTMEEKYPFMVEWYFKSHTLLVEQRIEKDKLPEMVRESDAALREGYEQFFDRLQQHNVPVFIFSAGLGDVLEEILHQAGVYHPNVKVVSNFMDFDENGVLKGFKGELIHVYNKHDGALRNTDYFKQVKDYSNIVLLGDSLGDLSMADGAPNVENILKIGFLNDKVEERLDKYLDSYDIVLVKDETLEVPNAILQKVL